A window of Gouania willdenowi chromosome 12, fGouWil2.1, whole genome shotgun sequence contains these coding sequences:
- the orai1b gene encoding calcium release-activated calcium channel protein 1 isoform X2 produces the protein MLCGGRLIQALTVAMVEVQLDTNYSYHPALLIAFSACTTVLVAVHLFALMVSTCILPNIEAVSNVHNLNSVKESPHERMHRHIELAWAFSTVIGTLLFLAEVVLLCWVKFLPIKSVKSGNYTVSPGKAAAITSTSIMVPFGLVFIIFAVHFYRSLVSHKTDRQFQELEELSNLTRLQNELDNRGESSILQSPSSHFP, from the exons ATGCTGTGTGGAGGACGGCTCATCCAGGCGCTCACG GTGGCAATGGTGGAGGTCCAGCTGGACACCAACTACTCCTACCACCCTGCTCTCCTCATCGCCTTTAGTGCCTGCACCACCGTCCTAGTCGCTGTCCACCTGTTTGCACTAATGGTCAGCACCTGTATTCTACCCAACATAGAGGCCGTGAGCAATGTTCACAACCTAAACTCTGTAAAGGAGTCTCCACACGAGCGAATGCACAGACACATTGAGCTGGCGTGGGCTTTCTCCACCGTCATCGGCACTTTGCTCTTCCTCGCCGAGGTGGTTCTTCTCTGCTGGGTCAAGTTTTTGCCCATTAAATCCGTCAAATCTGGTAATTACACCGTGTCACCGGGCAAGGCTGCTGCGATCACGTCCACCTCTATAATGGTTCCCTTCGGCTTGGTGTTTATCATTTTCGCAGTGCATTTTTATCGCTCATTGGTGAGCCACAAGACTGACAGACAGTTTCAGGAGCTGGAGGAGCTTTCTAACCTCACGAGGCTTCAGAACGAGCTGGACAACAGAGGGGAATCGTCCATCTTGCAGTCGCCAAGCTCACATTTCCCATAG
- the orai1b gene encoding calcium release-activated calcium channel protein 1 isoform X1, translating to MSLNEHSLQALSWRKLYLSRAKLKASSRTSALLSGFAMVAMVEVQLDTNYSYHPALLIAFSACTTVLVAVHLFALMVSTCILPNIEAVSNVHNLNSVKESPHERMHRHIELAWAFSTVIGTLLFLAEVVLLCWVKFLPIKSVKSGNYTVSPGKAAAITSTSIMVPFGLVFIIFAVHFYRSLVSHKTDRQFQELEELSNLTRLQNELDNRGESSILQSPSSHFP from the exons ATGAGTTTGAACGAGCATTCACTGCAAGCTCTGTCCTGGAGGAAGCTGTACCTGAGCAGAGCTAAACTAAAGGCTTCCAGCAGGACGTCAGCTCTGCTCTCTGGGTTCGCCATG GTGGCAATGGTGGAGGTCCAGCTGGACACCAACTACTCCTACCACCCTGCTCTCCTCATCGCCTTTAGTGCCTGCACCACCGTCCTAGTCGCTGTCCACCTGTTTGCACTAATGGTCAGCACCTGTATTCTACCCAACATAGAGGCCGTGAGCAATGTTCACAACCTAAACTCTGTAAAGGAGTCTCCACACGAGCGAATGCACAGACACATTGAGCTGGCGTGGGCTTTCTCCACCGTCATCGGCACTTTGCTCTTCCTCGCCGAGGTGGTTCTTCTCTGCTGGGTCAAGTTTTTGCCCATTAAATCCGTCAAATCTGGTAATTACACCGTGTCACCGGGCAAGGCTGCTGCGATCACGTCCACCTCTATAATGGTTCCCTTCGGCTTGGTGTTTATCATTTTCGCAGTGCATTTTTATCGCTCATTGGTGAGCCACAAGACTGACAGACAGTTTCAGGAGCTGGAGGAGCTTTCTAACCTCACGAGGCTTCAGAACGAGCTGGACAACAGAGGGGAATCGTCCATCTTGCAGTCGCCAAGCTCACATTTCCCATAG